A section of the Falco peregrinus isolate bFalPer1 chromosome 3, bFalPer1.pri, whole genome shotgun sequence genome encodes:
- the SLC30A8 gene encoding proton-coupled zinc antiporter SLC30A8 has protein sequence MAAKKGLERACLVSQRDTKKYSLALDRISWHQKNLNEERQQQEAEVTEANPAHHCHSYSQAYENRKREQQRARRKLCVASVICVFFMIAEITGEYICGQIAGSLAVITDAAHILVDLTSFLISLFSLWLASKPPTKQLTFGWHRAEILGALMSVLIVWMVTGVLAYLASMRLLHPDYDIDATVMLVTSACAVLANILLSLTLHQSSHGHSCGDQAREHRSAPLEKPALSNASLRAAFVHAIGDLFQSISVLISALIIFFKPEYKIADPICTFLFSIFVLATTITISRDILFVLMEGTSKGFAYDAVKARILAIEKVESVHNLHLWSLTMNQTILSAHVATADTSDNQKILRDITQALSENYSFHSITIQIESGDDQKRDCFFCQEPRD, from the exons ATGGCTGCCAAAAAGGGTCTTGAAAGAGCTTGCCTTGTGAGTCAGAGGGACACCAAGAAGTACTCCTTGGCCCTAGACAG GATAAGCTGGCATCAGAAGAACTTAAATgaagagaggcagcagcaggaagcagaaGTCACTGAAGCTAATCCAGCGCATCACTGTCACAGCTACTCACAGGCCTATGAGAACAGGAAAAGGGAGCAGCAGCGAGCCAGGAGGAAGCTCTGTGTAGCATCAGTAATTTGCGTCTTCTTCATGATTGCTGAGATTACAGGGGAGTACATTT GTGGGCAGATCGCTGGGAGCCTGGCGGTGATCACCGACGCGGCGCACATCCTGGTGGACCTGACAAGCTTCCTGATCAGCCTCTTCTCACTGTGGCTTGCCTCCAAACCTCCCACCAAACAGTTGACTTTTGGGTGGCACCGAGCAG AAATTCTGGGAGCTCTGATGTCTGTGCTAATCGTTTGGATGGTGACTGGTGTGTTGGCATATTTGGCTAGTATGAGGCTGCTACACCCCGATTACGATATTGATGCTACGGTGATGCTCGTTACCTCTGCTTGTGCTGTGCTTGCCAACATCCT ACTAAGCCTGACTCTGCACCAGAGCAGCCACGGGCACAGCTGTGGGGACCAAGCCAGGGAACACAGGTCAGCCCCTCTGGAAAAGCCAGCTCTGAGCAATGCCAGTCTGCGGGCAGCCTTTGTGCATGCCATTGGAGATCTCTTCCAGAGTATTAGTGTGCTAATTAGCGCACTTATCATCTTCTTTAAG CCAGAATACAAAATAGCTGACCCAATctgcacatttctgttttccatctttGTTTTGGCAACCACCATCACCATTTCAAGGgatattttgtttgtgttaatGGAAG GAACATCAAAAGGATTTGCTTATGATGCAGTGAAAGCAAGAATTTTAGCAATTGAGAAAGTGGAGTCTGTTCACAACCTTCATCTTTGGTCTCTGACAATGAATCAAACTATTCTATCTGCTCATGTTGCCACAG CAGACACATCAGACAACCAGAAGATTTTGAGAGATATTACCCAAGCCCTGTCTGAGAACTACAGCTTTCACTCCATCACCATTCAGATTGAATCAGGGGATGACCAGAAACGAGACTGCTTCTTTTGTCAAGAGCCCAGGGATTGA